The sequence below is a genomic window from Haliaeetus albicilla chromosome 25, bHalAlb1.1, whole genome shotgun sequence.
TTATAAAGAAGATCCGTACATTTACACCTCAGAGCTCTCATCAGATCCTGCTGCAGACTTGCTTCCTTAACAGGAGGTTTAGAATCTTCATTATCAGTGTGTTGTTCCTCAAAAGAAGCAAGCTGATTCACGCTGCCTTCTGTGTCGTTACCTACCACTTTTCTAACAGGTTGCGATGGGACCAAAGTTTTAGAACTAGCAGCATCTAACACCTCCTGCTGACATGGTCCTTCAGACAGCAGCTGCTCTCTAGGAACCACACTGAGATGTTCACTTTCCTCTTTCACATACACAGACACTGACTTTTTAACTTGCTTTGACTGAACACAGTTATTCTTGTAAAGTGCTTTCCACCTTGACAGtaactgctttgctttcttcttcaacTCTGCTGAAGGGCAGCTCTTGAGTACTCTGTATACAGCCTTGGCAACTTCAGTCCCCTGAAGATACTCTATAGTCATATCAACATCTTCAAGTTCTTTAAGATGATCCTCAATATCTTGGAAATTGTTCTCAGACAGTAGTTTTTCAATACAATGGGCTCTGTGTGCAATATTTTTCTGGTCAGACATTTTTAaacctgaaagcaaaaaaatgtttatcatATTTATTGCAGTTATGACGTTAATTCATTTTCTACATATTCTCacaaggttttctttttattttacactaTTTTATTTGTACAGATCACTGTTTTtggcagctttttctttaaatggtgTACAGTAGAGTTAGTAgagcaaatacaaaatgcagagGAGCCTGGGTCCTGGAAAAATGCAAGTGGGCATGCTAGTCTTCACTCATCCAAGGAAAATACTGGTGGAAAGGAGAACCCGCAGAGACTTCTGCTGTGGCAGGGTTGACAATTTAAAAAGTAGGGTATGACActaatttttaaggaaaagcacAGCGTCTTGCCAAAAACCACGCTAACAAAGACACTACTAGcgtaataaaaatgtttgtcatACATGCACACCACTACAGAAGTTCACAGGGAGATTCTCAACTACAAGAAAGTAGGTAACTACACAACCACTCTGCTGCATGAGCTTACAggtagacttggcagtgttTGCGCATTAGTACACTCTAGTACCACTGGACTACCAAGCAGCAACAAGTTCTGAAATTCAGCAAATTTCACCAAAAGCACTAGATGATCATCCATTGATGTTCAAAATCTAGACAGTTATCAAATGATACgctttccaaaaaaataaaaaggaggcCTTATAGGAAACATATCTCCCCCTCCTCACACATACagagaaacaataaaaatatttgtcaggCTTTTACAGTATTGGTGTCAACAAactgaatttaataaaaatgctgttttcagaaaatcagTTTGTTTTTCTATTACAGAAATTTAAAGTCTATTAAAAACCATGTCTGGGACCTTCTGCTATAACAGGTACTTGAATAACCTAATGATTTCACACTGTTGAATACATTCTCTAATAGCGTCCCGATAATCTCTAAAGGCAGATTTGTAAGTAAACACTGCACTAATTTAATCTGAAAGTTGCAATGACATGGAAGTTTACTGCAAGACTCCAGATGCAGGGAGATCATTGCTGTCATCCTTCCAGAACACATATGCAAAATAATCTTCCTCAGAAAAACTGACTTACGTTTCAACTTTTAGAAACATGTATGTAAAcctctctttccatttttcacagttttcaAGCATCTGACTACAAATGAACTCAGTACAAGTTGCAATGATACACaataatagaaaaatcaaagtgGGTCCAAAACCTCCACATTGTAGGTGCTTTTGTggttgttgttggggtttgttttgttttgttgttttttttaaagccagtcACTCCTGTAACTATACCTTAACTTACCAAGATTTTTTCACAAATccttatgtt
It includes:
- the LOC104318293 gene encoding transcription elongation factor A N-terminal and central domain-containing protein isoform X2 — its product is MSDQKNIAHRAHCIEKLLSENNFQDIEDHLKELEDVDMTIEYLQGTEVAKAVYRVLKSCPSAELKKKAKQLLSRWKALYKNNCVQSKQVKKSVSVYVKEESEHLSVVPREQLLSEGPCQQEVLDAASSKTLVPSQPVRKVVGNDTEGSVNQLASFEEQHTDNEDSKPPVKEASLQQDLMRALRCKCTDLLYKALTGSAKDEEKTDKWLELSKEIEEHIFALHAKNDKKYKNRIRSKISNLKNPKSCHLKHKLFSGTLSPKAFAEMTVMEMASDELKQLRALYAESSVREHQLPQVINGTQTNKIKCRRCEKFDCTVTMIARGTLFLPGWVRNTNPDEQMLTYVICNECGEQWYHSRWICL
- the LOC104318293 gene encoding transcription elongation factor A N-terminal and central domain-containing protein isoform X1, producing MAAAPPGAEQEAGGRRHVEARGGGLKMSDQKNIAHRAHCIEKLLSENNFQDIEDHLKELEDVDMTIEYLQGTEVAKAVYRVLKSCPSAELKKKAKQLLSRWKALYKNNCVQSKQVKKSVSVYVKEESEHLSVVPREQLLSEGPCQQEVLDAASSKTLVPSQPVRKVVGNDTEGSVNQLASFEEQHTDNEDSKPPVKEASLQQDLMRALRCKCTDLLYKALTGSAKDEEKTDKWLELSKEIEEHIFALHAKNDKKYKNRIRSKISNLKNPKSCHLKHKLFSGTLSPKAFAEMTVMEMASDELKQLRALYAESSVREHQLPQVINGTQTNKIKCRRCEKFDCTVTMIARGTLFLPGWVRNTNPDEQMLTYVICNECGEQWYHSRWICL